From Mucilaginibacter rubeus, a single genomic window includes:
- a CDS encoding DUF4369 domain-containing protein translates to MKNITQRMTFVISIIGSLLFNTQVFAQQVFTITGQLGANKQGKIFLQYKNNSRNYFDSSAVTNGKFAFQGEIIDPQYATLMLNPPHNAEEAKRGFDSHDIFLEAGKITVKSDSTLKAASVDGGPGQKELNKYFVNITPILNRYQVVRVKLSELRESKESPEYKQYETEYKDINLKVRAMDSTYAAQNRDSYFGFFLWSKYFRKPDDNTLADLNRFSKRIRETQSAKLVANKVETAKRLAPGKPAPDFTLADSSGKQVALSSFKGKNVMLLFWFSNFMGFDQFAFNIGRINRRLHDKNFIMVSVYYNYDKRQHGTEDWKQVISSEFINTVNLEDAEGINGAKLSPTAKAYGILPSGVLPLGLLIGPDGNIIENRINLFDAQVALSLEKKLK, encoded by the coding sequence CAAGGAAAGATCTTTCTCCAGTATAAGAATAACAGCAGAAATTATTTCGATTCAAGTGCGGTAACAAATGGCAAATTCGCTTTCCAGGGTGAAATAATCGACCCTCAGTATGCCACCCTGATGCTGAATCCTCCACACAATGCGGAAGAAGCCAAAAGAGGCTTCGATTCGCATGATATCTTTCTCGAAGCAGGTAAGATAACTGTTAAAAGCGATTCAACATTAAAAGCAGCATCAGTTGACGGCGGACCGGGACAAAAGGAACTCAATAAGTATTTCGTAAACATCACGCCTATACTGAACCGCTATCAGGTAGTCAGGGTCAAATTAAGTGAATTGCGCGAGAGCAAAGAGTCTCCGGAGTACAAGCAATACGAAACCGAATACAAGGATATTAACCTTAAGGTCAGGGCTATGGATTCTACCTATGCAGCCCAAAACAGGGACAGCTACTTCGGATTCTTTCTCTGGTCGAAATATTTCAGAAAACCTGATGATAATACGCTGGCGGATCTGAACCGTTTTTCAAAACGGATCCGCGAAACCCAGAGCGCAAAACTGGTAGCGAACAAGGTTGAAACCGCCAAAAGATTGGCACCGGGAAAGCCAGCCCCTGATTTTACGCTTGCTGATTCTTCAGGTAAGCAGGTAGCCCTGTCCTCTTTTAAGGGGAAGAACGTGATGCTATTGTTCTGGTTTTCCAATTTCATGGGGTTCGATCAGTTTGCCTTTAATATCGGCCGGATCAACCGACGTTTACACGATAAGAACTTCATCATGGTCTCAGTTTATTATAACTATGATAAAAGACAACACGGTACCGAGGATTGGAAACAGGTGATCAGCAGTGAGTTTATCAATACGGTCAATCTGGAAGATGCGGAAGGCATTAATGGTGCCAAGTTGAGCCCGACCGCAAAAGCTTATGGTATCTTGCCGTCAGGCGTCCTTCCGTTAGGTTTGCTGATCGGTCCTGACGGCAATATTATTGAGAACCGTATCAATCTTTTCGATGCGCAGGTAGCGTTATCTCTTGAAAAAAAATTAAAATAA
- a CDS encoding TlpA family protein disulfide reductase: MKIFKYILSAVLIIAGFSVKAQSDNTYPAYLDIGTNVKNYPKVEWIKGGPVTSFDPNKIYIIELWATWCVPCIQAMPHLNQLAEKFKDKDIVFIAQDVMEKGKDKGYVEKFVDQHPEMKNFNIGYSGGDGSDFDQHWIKAAGINSIPQTFIIQNNTIMWQTGPTKLNEKVLQLLVDGKFSIEAAEAANQTKN, translated from the coding sequence ATGAAAATCTTTAAATATATCTTATCGGCTGTGCTGATCATCGCTGGTTTTAGTGTAAAAGCACAGAGTGATAACACTTACCCGGCTTACCTGGATATCGGTACGAATGTCAAAAACTATCCCAAGGTTGAATGGATAAAAGGCGGCCCTGTAACCAGTTTTGACCCTAACAAGATCTATATCATCGAATTATGGGCTACCTGGTGCGTGCCCTGCATCCAGGCTATGCCCCACTTGAATCAGTTAGCGGAAAAATTCAAGGACAAGGACATCGTTTTTATCGCCCAGGATGTTATGGAAAAAGGCAAGGACAAAGGTTATGTCGAGAAATTCGTAGACCAGCATCCGGAAATGAAAAATTTCAATATCGGCTACAGCGGCGGTGATGGAAGTGATTTTGATCAGCACTGGATAAAAGCCGCCGGTATAAATTCAATACCCCAAACGTTCATCATCCAGAACAATACCATTATGTGGCAAACCGGTCCTACCAAACTGAACGAAAAGGTTCTTCAACTCCTTGTTGATGGCAAATTCAGTATAGAGGCGGCTGAAGCTGCTAACCAAACTAAAAACTAA
- a CDS encoding M16 family metallopeptidase translates to MHLNLRCGSFALALLAIVLPCSKTSAQTLSAGNAPDTVLRLDPSVRTGKLKNGLTYFIKHNTEPRKRALFYLVSKAGSILEDDNERGLAHFIEHMSFNGTKHYPKNELVAYLERSGVKFGADINAYTSFNETVYQLPLPSDDPQLIRNGVQILRDWAQDATLSTSEINSERGVILEEKRLRKGAAERMRNVYLPTLLNFSKYASRIPIGTEEVIQHAEPQVLKKFYSKWYRPDLQAVLIVGDINPDEMERQVKEKFADLKNPVNEIPRVEFTIPLTGKPQFVSVTDKEINIESAQIIIKHRAGKLKTVNDYRRMLTTQFMNQMLAARFSELLRSADLPFASGSAGAEDGLGGLENFSVSVSSNPGELDRGILAAWKEIERVKRFGFDEIELDRCKRSLMETMSAALKEKDKTASVALIREYTDYFLNGTAAPGIAKEYLLAKDMTTSITLKDVNELVKREITGQDMDIVVTGPEKNKENMLTQSDVLSLMKSAETAHLEPYHPQNNASALLIKQPKGGHIVNRSYDGKINVTQLVLSNGVKVFIKPTDFKNDEIVFNGFAPGGTSLYKDEEYQSAVSANLIPSFGAGNYGTTAMANYFNERQMRVQPFINERAQGFTGVTTRGAATDALELVYAYATEPRLDTAAFKSLISRTRAGIINRSGNPESVYQDTLNAVLTNNNPRKTGPSIEKLNKIDIDRAFGVYKERFADAAGFQFFFAGNIDSLTLYPLLEKYLGGLPASSNVTRPKDLNNAIPTGTIEKTVFKGQEQKSTVTMVYSGTFDYSMDSKLRLDALKDIIQFRLIERLREEESGVYSPRAVLNNNKYPESRYSLIISFGCAPENVTKLTAAVKDELEKLRLKGPVPAELEKFKAESNRTMEATLTTNAFWAAYLNLQAQNRENPDEILAHSRMIDNISAADVQNAATQYLSGNNLIEVILLPETKKNNP, encoded by the coding sequence ATGCATTTAAATTTAAGATGCGGGAGCTTCGCCCTCGCGCTGTTGGCTATTGTTTTGCCCTGTTCGAAGACATCGGCTCAAACGTTATCCGCGGGAAACGCTCCCGATACTGTCTTACGACTCGATCCTTCTGTACGTACCGGTAAGCTAAAGAACGGGCTGACCTATTTCATCAAACACAATACCGAACCACGAAAACGCGCCCTGTTTTACCTGGTAAGCAAAGCCGGGTCTATCCTGGAAGATGACAACGAACGCGGCCTGGCCCACTTCATTGAGCACATGAGTTTTAACGGTACCAAACACTATCCTAAAAACGAATTGGTGGCTTATCTCGAAAGATCAGGCGTAAAATTTGGAGCGGACATCAATGCCTATACCAGCTTTAATGAAACTGTTTACCAGCTTCCGCTGCCGTCAGATGATCCACAACTGATCAGGAATGGCGTGCAGATCTTACGTGACTGGGCTCAGGATGCTACCTTAAGCACCAGCGAGATCAACAGCGAACGCGGGGTTATCCTGGAAGAAAAACGGCTCCGTAAAGGCGCTGCCGAGCGAATGCGAAATGTATATCTTCCAACGCTCCTCAATTTTTCCAAATATGCTTCCCGCATTCCCATAGGCACGGAAGAGGTCATCCAGCATGCAGAGCCACAGGTGCTTAAAAAATTCTATAGTAAATGGTACCGTCCCGACCTTCAAGCGGTACTCATTGTCGGAGATATCAACCCCGACGAAATGGAACGCCAGGTGAAAGAAAAATTCGCCGATCTTAAAAACCCTGTAAACGAAATCCCCCGTGTTGAATTCACCATACCTTTGACCGGAAAACCCCAGTTTGTTTCAGTAACCGACAAGGAGATCAATATAGAATCGGCACAGATCATCATCAAGCACCGCGCGGGTAAACTGAAAACGGTTAATGACTACCGTCGGATGCTCACTACTCAATTCATGAACCAAATGCTGGCCGCACGTTTTTCGGAGTTGTTACGTTCAGCTGACCTGCCATTCGCATCAGGCTCTGCCGGTGCAGAAGACGGCCTTGGCGGCCTGGAAAACTTCTCGGTTTCTGTTTCGTCTAATCCGGGCGAACTGGATCGTGGGATACTCGCTGCATGGAAGGAGATCGAGCGGGTAAAACGCTTCGGTTTTGACGAGATAGAGCTTGACCGTTGTAAACGGAGCCTCATGGAAACCATGTCAGCCGCCCTCAAAGAAAAGGATAAAACAGCCTCGGTTGCGCTGATCCGGGAATACACCGACTATTTTTTAAATGGCACCGCGGCACCCGGGATCGCGAAAGAATACCTCCTTGCCAAAGACATGACCACGTCAATTACACTCAAAGACGTAAATGAACTGGTAAAACGCGAGATCACAGGCCAGGATATGGACATTGTCGTAACAGGTCCGGAAAAGAACAAAGAAAACATGCTTACCCAGTCTGATGTCTTGAGCCTGATGAAAAGTGCGGAAACAGCGCATCTTGAGCCCTATCATCCGCAAAACAACGCCAGCGCGTTACTGATCAAGCAGCCGAAGGGCGGCCATATCGTGAACCGCAGCTACGACGGCAAGATCAACGTAACACAATTGGTGTTAAGCAACGGAGTGAAAGTATTTATCAAACCCACTGATTTTAAAAATGACGAGATCGTATTCAATGGCTTTGCACCAGGCGGGACTTCGCTGTATAAAGACGAAGAATACCAGTCAGCTGTCAGTGCGAATCTCATCCCCTCATTTGGCGCTGGAAATTACGGAACAACTGCGATGGCCAATTATTTTAATGAAAGACAGATGCGGGTCCAGCCATTTATCAACGAACGGGCGCAGGGCTTTACCGGTGTGACCACCAGGGGCGCAGCCACTGACGCGCTCGAGCTCGTTTATGCCTATGCTACGGAACCACGGCTGGATACGGCGGCATTCAAAAGCTTGATCTCACGTACCCGTGCAGGTATCATCAACCGTTCGGGCAACCCGGAAAGCGTCTATCAGGATACATTAAATGCCGTACTGACCAATAACAACCCGCGAAAAACCGGTCCTTCAATTGAAAAGCTAAACAAGATCGATATTGACCGGGCATTCGGGGTCTATAAGGAACGGTTTGCCGACGCTGCCGGATTCCAGTTCTTTTTCGCAGGCAACATCGACTCGCTGACCCTATATCCACTACTTGAAAAATACCTTGGCGGGCTCCCTGCCTCGTCTAATGTAACCCGTCCGAAAGATCTGAACAATGCTATTCCTACCGGAACTATAGAAAAAACAGTATTCAAAGGACAGGAGCAAAAATCCACCGTAACAATGGTTTATTCCGGGACTTTTGATTACAGTATGGACAGTAAGCTCAGGCTCGATGCCCTGAAAGACATCATCCAATTCAGACTGATCGAGCGGCTCCGCGAAGAGGAAAGCGGCGTTTACTCCCCACGGGCCGTACTTAATAACAATAAGTATCCAGAGTCCAGATATAGCCTGATAATATCATTTGGCTGCGCGCCGGAAAACGTCACAAAATTAACTGCGGCGGTAAAAGATGAGCTCGAAAAGCTTCGTCTGAAAGGTCCTGTTCCGGCAGAACTTGAAAAGTTTAAGGCTGAATCTAACCGGACAATGGAAGCAACGCTAACAACCAATGCTTTCTGGGCTGCTTACTTGAATTTGCAGGCGCAGAACCGGGAAAATCCGGATGAGATCCTTGCTCATTCGCGTATGATCGACAATATTTCAGCCGCTGACGTTCAAAATGCAGCGACTCAATATCTGTCAGGGAATAATTTGATCGAAGTCATCTTGTTGCCCGAAACAAAGAAAAACAATCCATAA
- a CDS encoding pirin family protein codes for MEPQLFKAADRGIFGNDKFRIQSVLSNRRPGTGRPDNFGRLIVFNDDIVSPGGFLGMHPHQNIEVITILLEGSEYQEDDLGTKTELLTDHVQLISSGSGIMHSSGNPSGASNARNLQIWFEPRVRDTKPEVQLKAIDLREKTDRWHLQISPDGAHGSLIIKQDAWLSKGRFSTGTSPS; via the coding sequence ATGGAACCCCAGTTATTTAAAGCCGCGGACCGCGGAATATTTGGAAACGATAAATTCAGGATACAGTCTGTACTCAGCAACAGAAGACCGGGTACAGGAAGGCCTGATAACTTTGGGCGGTTGATCGTATTTAATGATGATATCGTAAGCCCGGGTGGCTTTCTCGGGATGCATCCTCATCAGAACATAGAAGTGATCACCATCCTGCTGGAGGGCAGTGAGTATCAGGAGGACGACCTGGGCACGAAAACAGAACTGCTTACTGACCATGTACAATTGATCAGCAGCGGCAGCGGTATCATGCATTCCAGCGGAAATCCATCAGGAGCATCGAATGCAAGGAACCTACAGATCTGGTTTGAACCAAGGGTGCGGGATACAAAACCTGAAGTTCAGTTGAAGGCGATCGATCTGCGTGAAAAAACAGATCGCTGGCATCTCCAGATCTCACCGGACGGAGCGCATGGTTCGCTCATTATCAAGCAGGATGCCTGGCTTTCAAAAGGCCGCTTCTCAACAGGTACGTCACCTTCGTAA
- a CDS encoding TlpA disulfide reductase family protein — translation MKKSLITLLTVAPLLSMAQTNAFMIKGSLQNSNPKDSAFLQYVSPENIRRKEATQIKNGHFIFNGVINEPVKAEISVRHNAIADGKEDKLEIYLVKGTTMVQGQSTIENASVTGTKLNEDYALLRAEEKSFDKRYQALEAETNAATDEQRGSAVFKAGQRAKEEAIDSAYFSSKRRFAENHVTSITGIQALNDYSYTADYSLLQPIFDRYAADVKASKEGRDFSVKMEKLKSTAIGQILPDFAEPDTSGHLIKLSSLRGKYVLIDFWASWCTPCRQENPNVVKAYEHFRDKGFTVLGVSMDGPKYRAKWIKAIQDDNLTWTQVSELKFMSGTAAKLYGINAIPQNFLIDPEGRVIAKNLRGDALKIKLEQLLH, via the coding sequence ATGAAAAAATCACTAATTACGCTTTTAACGGTTGCACCGTTGCTCTCTATGGCTCAAACCAATGCATTCATGATTAAAGGGAGCCTTCAAAACTCAAACCCCAAAGACAGTGCTTTCCTTCAATACGTTTCTCCGGAAAATATTCGTCGAAAAGAAGCTACACAGATCAAAAACGGCCATTTTATATTTAACGGCGTCATCAATGAGCCTGTGAAAGCGGAAATTTCTGTCAGACACAATGCAATTGCCGATGGCAAAGAAGATAAACTGGAGATCTATCTTGTAAAAGGCACTACTATGGTACAAGGCCAATCAACGATCGAAAACGCTTCCGTTACCGGGACAAAATTAAATGAAGATTATGCTTTGCTCCGCGCTGAAGAGAAGTCCTTTGATAAAAGATATCAGGCATTGGAAGCTGAAACAAATGCCGCCACCGATGAACAACGTGGATCAGCTGTTTTTAAGGCAGGTCAGCGGGCGAAAGAGGAGGCGATCGATTCCGCTTATTTTTCTTCAAAAAGGCGATTCGCTGAAAACCACGTAACTTCAATAACTGGTATCCAGGCCTTAAATGATTATTCATATACTGCGGATTATTCATTGCTGCAACCCATATTTGACAGGTATGCGGCAGATGTAAAGGCAAGTAAAGAGGGCAGGGATTTTTCGGTAAAAATGGAAAAACTGAAAAGTACGGCCATCGGTCAAATATTACCCGACTTTGCCGAACCGGACACCAGTGGCCACCTGATCAAACTTTCTTCTTTACGCGGCAAGTACGTGCTTATCGACTTTTGGGCCTCCTGGTGCACCCCATGCCGTCAGGAGAACCCTAATGTGGTAAAGGCCTATGAGCATTTTCGCGACAAAGGCTTTACGGTACTGGGGGTTTCTATGGATGGCCCGAAGTACAGGGCGAAGTGGATAAAAGCGATCCAGGATGACAATTTAACCTGGACCCAGGTATCCGAACTAAAATTCATGAGTGGCACGGCAGCGAAACTTTATGGCATCAATGCGATCCCGCAAAATTTCCTGATCGATCCGGAAGGCCGCGTGATCGCGAAGAACCTGCGTGGAGACGCCCTCAAGATCAAACTTGAACAATTGTTACATTAA
- a CDS encoding putative quinol monooxygenase, producing the protein MENSLKAGTSTDHDKTLPTGITVSAYYRVHPDDRQIFIDAVIPEMTAANKLPGCIYYAFSQDLTDPNTFHLLEGWADEEAYERHENADTFLTALSTVVKNVRILDRQGVRYDIAKIHIDDPREKVS; encoded by the coding sequence ATGGAAAATTCACTTAAAGCCGGAACATCAACCGATCATGATAAAACACTTCCCACCGGAATTACAGTAAGCGCTTACTACCGCGTACACCCGGATGACAGGCAGATATTCATTGACGCTGTAATTCCTGAAATGACCGCGGCAAATAAACTACCTGGCTGTATTTATTATGCTTTTTCACAGGACCTCACCGATCCCAATACCTTCCATCTGCTCGAAGGCTGGGCCGACGAAGAAGCTTACGAGCGTCATGAAAACGCGGATACTTTTTTAACCGCGCTAAGTACCGTGGTAAAAAACGTCCGTATTCTTGATCGTCAGGGGGTACGCTACGACATCGCGAAGATTCATATTGATGACCCGAGGGAAAAAGTTTCGTAA
- a CDS encoding phosphatase PAP2 family protein, with protein MRFFNFTTSIILIFFLFLHNRCMAQNWDINLLKSINPTNPNSTYWKTTSQSTYFLPGAVAVGTLICGLANDSETAKHHSAELFLSIGSDIVISEVIKRSINEERPGDKYPNEVFVNGSTHGRSFPSGHTSLAFTTATTLSLQYHKWYVTVPAYLWASSVGYSRMYLGKHYPTDVLAGAALGIGTGYLNHWLTRAIYKPYRKKSKE; from the coding sequence ATGAGATTTTTCAATTTTACAACTTCGATAATCTTGATCTTTTTCCTTTTTCTGCATAACCGTTGCATGGCGCAGAACTGGGACATTAATTTGCTAAAATCTATTAACCCGACGAATCCGAATTCCACCTATTGGAAAACTACCAGTCAGTCCACCTATTTTCTTCCTGGTGCTGTGGCTGTGGGCACTTTAATCTGTGGATTAGCAAATGACTCGGAAACGGCAAAACATCATTCGGCGGAATTGTTTTTAAGTATCGGCTCCGACATTGTAATAAGTGAAGTTATCAAAAGAAGCATTAATGAGGAACGCCCTGGGGACAAATATCCGAACGAAGTATTTGTTAACGGTAGTACCCATGGGCGATCATTTCCATCCGGGCATACCTCCCTGGCTTTCACCACAGCGACCACGCTATCTCTGCAATATCATAAATGGTACGTGACAGTACCAGCCTACCTTTGGGCATCCTCCGTTGGTTATTCAAGGATGTATTTAGGGAAGCATTACCCCACAGACGTACTTGCCGGTGCTGCGTTGGGTATTGGAACCGGTTATCTCAACCATTGGCTCACTCGCGCAATCTACAAACCATACCGAAAAAAGTCTAAGGAGTGA
- a CDS encoding glycoside hydrolase family 71/99-like protein: protein MRKMIILCLAAMIGASISCTKKNTLADMEHVQGTDKLKVQGSPPGDVVGKLVVGYQGWFSATGDGSPNNHWVHWAGNAGGAAPSPGHQTFELWPDMREYTNSYQTGYANLGNGQPAKLFSPWDVQTVNVHFSWMQQYGIDCAALQRFGAGNAQLDGIANRVKNAAETYGRKFYIMYDISGWNNFQSEIKTDWTNDIVGALHLTSSTAYAFQNGKPVVCIWGFGVAGRPGDVNAYIDVINYFKNQGCYVIIGGPRDWRSQSANLPAFNLANMIMPWATGTFGDLPGADSYVPTLSDDFAYCNSHGIDYQAEVFPGFAWSNWNGGAPNQIPRQHGDLMWEQFANIRNQGIGNVYVGMFDEFDEATAIAKAAEDASMKPTNQYFLTLDADGVHVSSDYYLRLTNDGAKMVKGQISLTFSHPTPFIVNGTTTTTYIDHCDAATGWTSGNTLSINTADKKEGTGALQSAGSATDEFRKSFTAINTGATATNGSLQFWYYVSDASKFGNDNQIELGSGGAADINEYSWNIGTLVNGWNLITKSFNTATVTAGTPNLSAINWFRIYHTKTAGITTKVDAITVIH, encoded by the coding sequence ATGAGAAAAATGATCATTTTATGCCTGGCAGCGATGATAGGCGCATCAATCAGTTGTACCAAGAAGAATACGCTGGCTGATATGGAGCATGTTCAGGGCACGGATAAACTAAAAGTACAAGGTTCCCCGCCGGGAGACGTAGTAGGGAAACTGGTTGTGGGCTACCAGGGCTGGTTTTCTGCAACGGGGGACGGATCACCCAATAACCATTGGGTACACTGGGCGGGCAACGCCGGCGGCGCAGCTCCTTCACCAGGACATCAAACCTTCGAACTATGGCCGGATATGCGTGAATATACCAATTCATATCAAACGGGTTATGCCAATCTGGGTAATGGACAGCCCGCAAAACTTTTTTCTCCATGGGATGTACAAACAGTCAATGTGCATTTCTCGTGGATGCAGCAATATGGCATTGATTGTGCAGCTTTGCAACGTTTCGGCGCAGGCAATGCCCAACTTGACGGCATTGCAAATCGTGTAAAAAATGCCGCGGAAACTTATGGGCGTAAATTTTATATCATGTATGACATCTCCGGATGGAATAATTTCCAGTCGGAGATTAAAACCGACTGGACCAACGATATCGTGGGGGCGCTACACCTTACTTCGTCAACAGCCTATGCTTTTCAGAATGGAAAGCCTGTGGTATGTATTTGGGGCTTCGGCGTAGCCGGGCGACCGGGAGACGTCAATGCATATATTGATGTCATCAATTATTTTAAGAACCAGGGATGTTACGTTATTATAGGAGGGCCTCGTGACTGGCGGTCCCAAAGTGCTAATTTGCCTGCCTTTAACCTGGCTAATATGATCATGCCGTGGGCTACCGGAACATTCGGGGACTTGCCCGGAGCTGATTCATATGTTCCGACACTGAGCGACGATTTTGCTTATTGCAATTCGCACGGTATTGATTATCAGGCAGAGGTTTTTCCAGGCTTTGCATGGTCGAACTGGAACGGCGGGGCACCGAATCAAATCCCACGCCAGCACGGCGACCTGATGTGGGAGCAATTTGCTAATATTCGAAATCAGGGCATAGGCAATGTTTATGTAGGGATGTTCGATGAATTTGACGAAGCGACTGCTATAGCCAAAGCAGCAGAAGATGCCTCAATGAAGCCGACAAACCAGTATTTTTTAACACTCGATGCAGATGGTGTGCATGTATCTTCGGATTATTATTTGAGATTGACCAATGATGGAGCGAAAATGGTCAAGGGACAGATCTCTTTAACATTTTCCCATCCCACCCCCTTTATAGTTAACGGAACTACAACGACAACCTATATAGACCATTGCGACGCCGCAACAGGCTGGACGTCGGGAAATACCCTGTCGATCAATACTGCTGATAAAAAAGAGGGTACGGGGGCTTTGCAATCTGCGGGCAGCGCCACCGATGAATTCAGAAAGAGTTTTACAGCGATAAACACAGGGGCCACCGCGACAAATGGCTCACTACAATTTTGGTACTACGTTTCTGATGCAAGTAAATTCGGCAATGATAACCAGATTGAACTTGGCAGCGGCGGCGCTGCGGACATTAATGAATACAGTTGGAACATCGGCACGTTGGTAAACGGATGGAATTTAATAACGAAATCCTTTAATACGGCTACAGTAACTGCGGGAACACCAAACTTAAGTGCGATCAACTGGTTCCGCATATATCACACAAAGACAGCGGGCATCACCACAAAGGTAGATGCCATCACCGTAATACATTAA